The DNA sequence ATCGGTGTTTTCGGAGTTACGATTGTTGGTAACGTTCCTTTGAATGACCAGTTAGATCAGTTTGATATTGGAAATGCTACGGTAGAGGCAATAAGAAAAATGCGTGATGTTTTTGAAAACAGGTGGAATTTTCTGAATCATATAAGAGCCGTGTGCTCTACTATGAGCATTATTCTGGTCATTTGTGCCTGTATTTGGTCAAAAGTTGAATAGTTTTAAGTAGTAATACTTAATGCAAATTCCGTGTTTTTACGGATGCATTGTATTGCAATTTATTGAGATCTTTACGCCAGCATAGAATAAAGAAAATTGAAGCTAAAGTCTTACGACTGAAACTAATAACCATACTAAGCTCAGGTTTTCAAAGAAGAAAGGCAGCCTAAGGCTGCCTTTTTGTATGTTTTTTATTTTTAAAAGATCTTTAAATCTTTAAAAGCTCAATAGTTCTTTCCGGGCTTTCGGATGAGAAAACGGCATTTCCTGCTACTAAAACATCAGCTCCTGCTTCAAATAATTTTGCTGCATTATCTAAATTAACGCCTCCATCCACTTCAATAAGGGCAGTGGAGTTGTTGGTTAAGATCAGATCCTTAGTTTCAGCGATCTTTTTGTATGTATTCTCAATAAATTTCTGACCTCCAAATCCTGGATTTACACTCATTAACAATACCAAATCTACATCTGCTATAATATCTTCCAACATTAAAACCGGGGTAGAAGGATTCAATACAACGCCTGCTTTCGCTCCTTTGCTCTGGATTAAGTGAATTGTTCTGTGCAAATGAGTACAAGCTTCATAGTGGATAGAAATCAGATCTGCTCCATGGTCAATAAATTCTTCAACATACTTTTCAGGTTCAACGATCATCAAATGAACATCAACAAACTTTTTAGCGTGCTGCTGAACTGTTTTCATCACTGGAAAACCAAATGAAATATTAGGTACGAATCTCCCATCCATTACATCGATATGGAACCAGTCTGCCTGAGAATTGTTCAGCATTTCAATGTCTCTTTGCAGATTCCCGAAGTCTGCGGATAAAAGGGAAGGAGCAATTAGCTTAGTTTTCATTTTTACTTTTATATTAGATTTATTAAAGATATCAGATGCAAGACACCAGATATCAGACCTGGTTTTTGCAAAGTCTGACATCTAATATCTTTTATCTGATGTCTTTATTAATGGTATTTCAATTTCATTTCCGGTTTTATTTTCAAAATAGTTTCGTAGATCAATGAGATGACATTTCCTACATCTTCTTTAGAAACCATTTCTACCGTTGTATGCATATAGCGCAAAGGTAAAGAAATCAATGCACTTGGAACACCACCATTGGAGTGCGCGAACGCATCTGTATCCGTTCCTGTAGCTCTGCTTGCTGCGGCTCTCTGGAAAGGGATTTTTTTCGTTTTTGCTGTATCTATGATCAATTCTCTGATCGTATGATGAACACTTGGCGCAAAGAATATTACCGGACCATCACCACATTTTTGATCACCTTCTTTTTTCTTTTCGATCATAGGGGTGGTCGTATCATGCGTAACGTCTGTTACAATAGCAATATTAGGTTTTATGGTGTCAGCAATCATATCCGCTCCATATAAACCTACTTCTTCCTGAACAGAATTTGTGATATATAAACCAAAAGGAATTGTCTTTTTATTTTCCTTTAAAAGCCTTGCAACTTCTGCGATCATAAATCCACCGATCCTGTTGTCTAAAGCACGACACACAAAATAACGGTTGTTCATCTCAAAGAATTCGTCTGGATAGGTGATCATGCACCCTACGTAGATCCCCATTTCTTCAACCTCTTTTTTCGAAGTTGCTCCACAGTCGATGAAGATATTTTCTATTTTTGGTGTGGGCTCATTTTGATTAGCACTTCGGGTATGAATAGCCGGCCATCCGAAAACACCTTTTACAATACCATTTTCTCCATGGATATGAACCACTTTTGAAGGAGCGATCGTTTGATCTGAACCTCCGTTTCGGATAACATAAATCAGTCCATCGTCTGTAATGTAATTAACATACCATGAGATCTCATCTGCGTGAGCTTCAATAACCACCTTGAATTCAGCTTCAGGATTGATAATTCCGTAACATGTTCCGTAGTGATCAACTTCAATTTTGTCCACATAAGGTCTGATATAATCCATCCAAACTTCCTGTCCTTTGTGCTCGTAACCGGTCGGAGATGATGTATTTAGGTATTTTTCTAAAAATTTTAAAGATTTCTTTTCAAATTTCATAAAAAGGAATGATTTTTGCGTTCAATATTTGCTATAATACGCGTAAAAATAATGAATTTTAGCAAGATTTTTTGTCTTTTTCTTTTCTTTTTTGGGATTGGTGTTTTTGGACAAACGGATTCTATTATTGCTAAACCTCTGAGCCAATATCCTCCAGAGGCACTAAAAGTAGATGAATTTGGAAATAAA is a window from the Chryseobacterium sp. T16E-39 genome containing:
- the rpe gene encoding ribulose-phosphate 3-epimerase, with the translated sequence MKTKLIAPSLLSADFGNLQRDIEMLNNSQADWFHIDVMDGRFVPNISFGFPVMKTVQQHAKKFVDVHLMIVEPEKYVEEFIDHGADLISIHYEACTHLHRTIHLIQSKGAKAGVVLNPSTPVLMLEDIIADVDLVLLMSVNPGFGGQKFIENTYKKIAETKDLILTNNSTALIEVDGGVNLDNAAKLFEAGADVLVAGNAVFSSESPERTIELLKI
- a CDS encoding M42 family peptidase; the encoded protein is MKFEKKSLKFLEKYLNTSSPTGYEHKGQEVWMDYIRPYVDKIEVDHYGTCYGIINPEAEFKVVIEAHADEISWYVNYITDDGLIYVIRNGGSDQTIAPSKVVHIHGENGIVKGVFGWPAIHTRSANQNEPTPKIENIFIDCGATSKKEVEEMGIYVGCMITYPDEFFEMNNRYFVCRALDNRIGGFMIAEVARLLKENKKTIPFGLYITNSVQEEVGLYGADMIADTIKPNIAIVTDVTHDTTTPMIEKKKEGDQKCGDGPVIFFAPSVHHTIRELIIDTAKTKKIPFQRAAASRATGTDTDAFAHSNGGVPSALISLPLRYMHTTVEMVSKEDVGNVISLIYETILKIKPEMKLKYH